The following proteins are encoded in a genomic region of Oryza brachyantha chromosome 11, ObraRS2, whole genome shotgun sequence:
- the LOC102701117 gene encoding E3 ubiquitin-protein ligase SIRP1-like translates to MADEQRDLNQIRVSRAQLLAYLSFLQQAQLPDSVQAVNININRGIGEGGGGGEAYSNGGFGAVPASSEAIAALMETTVGETKEKTCAVCLEDFEEGERLKRMPCSHGFHASCISDWLRLSRLCPHCRFALPAQKDSEQKDATEA, encoded by the coding sequence ATGGCCGATGAACAGAGAGACCTGAACCAGATACGGGTGTCCCGTGCGCAGCTGCTCGCCTACCTGTCTTTCTTACAACAAGCACAGCTGCCGGACTCCGTTCAAGCAGTAAATATCAACATCAATCGTGGCATcggagagggcggcggcggcggcgaagcgtaCAGCAATGGCGGGTTCGGTGCTGTCCCGGCCTCCAGTGAAGCCATCGCCGCGCTGATGGAGACGACGGTGGGTGAGACGAAGGAGAAGACATGCGCGGTTTGCCTAGAGGATTTCGAGGAGGGTGAGAGGCTCAAGAGGATGCCTTGCTCCCATGGATTCCACGCGAGCTGCATCTCCGACTGGCTTAGGCTCAGCCGCCTCTGCCCGCATTGCCGTTTTGCTCTGCCTGCTCAGAAGGATTCCGAACAGAAAGACGCAACCGAGGCGTGA
- the LOC102701391 gene encoding cytochrome P450 90A4 → MDAAALLLLAAATAVVTLGWLYAAGHAARGAKKRARMPPGSTGLPLVGETLRLISAYKTPNPEPFIDERVARHGGVFTTHVFGERTVFSADPAFNRLLLAAEGRAVHSSYPSSIATLLGARSLLLTRGAAHKRLHSLTLTRLGRPASPPLLAHIDRLVLATMRQWEPAATVRLLDEAKKITFNLTVKQLVSIEPGPWTESLRCEYVKLIDGFFSIPFPFAHLLPFTTYGQALKARKKVAGALREVIKKRMEEKAENGGVDGEDEVKKEKKDMVEELLEAEGGSFSEEEMVDFCLSLLVAGYETTSVLMTLAVKFLTETPAALAELKEEHANIRGMKGKNQPLEWSDYKSMPFTQCVINETLRVGNIISGVFRRANTDIHYKDYTIPKGCKIFASFRAVHLNNEHYENARTFNPWRWQDNNKLQNAVGANIFTPFGGGPRLCPGYELARVVVSIFLHHLVTRFSWEPTEEDRLVFFPTTRTLKGYPINLRLLSESIC, encoded by the exons ATGGACGCggccgcgctgctgctcctcgccgcggccaccgccgtcgtgACGCTCGGGTGGCTCTACGCCGCCGGCCATGCCGCGCGGGGTGCGAAGAAGAGGGCGCGGATGCCGCCCGGGAGCACGGGGTTGCCTCTGGTTGGCGAGACGCTGCGGCTCATCTCCGCCTACAAGACGCCCAACCCGGAGCCCTTCATCGACGAGCGCGTGGCGCGCCACGGCGGCGTCTTCACCACCCACGTCTTCGGCGAGCGCACCGTCTTCTCCGCCGACCCGGCCTTcaaccgcctcctcctcgccgccgagggCCGCGCCGTCCACTCCAGCTACCCGTCCTCCATCGCCACGCTCCTCGGCGCGCGCTCGCTGCTCCTCACCCGCGGCGCCGCGCACAAGAGGCTCCACTCGCTCACCCTCACCCGCCTCGGCcgccccgcctcgccgccgctcctcgcgCACATCGACCGCCTCGTGCTCGCCACCATGCGCCAGTGGGAACCCGCTGCCACCGTCCGCCTCCTGGACGAGGCCAAGAAGATCACCTTCAACCTCACCGTCAAGCAGCTCGTCAGCATCGAGCCGGGACCGTGGACCGAGAGCCTCCGCTGCGAGTACGTCAAGCTCATCGACGGCTTCTTCTCCATCCCCTTTCCTTTCGCCCACCTACTCCCTTTTACCACCTACGGCCAGGCCCTCAAG GCGAGGAAGAAAGTGGCGGGGGCGCTGCGGGAGGTGATAAAGAAGAGGATGGAGGAGAAAGCCGAGAATGGTGGCGTTGATGGGGAGGATGAggtgaagaaggagaagaaggatATGGTCGAGGAGCTTCTTGAGGCGGAGGGTGGTAGCTTctcggaggaggagatggtggaCTTCTGTCTTTCTCTGCTGGTGGCTGGGTACGAGACTACGTCTGTGCTCATGACATTGGCGGTGAAGTTCCTCACCGAGACGCCTGCGGCGCTGGCTGAACTCAAG GAAGAGCATGCCAATATCAGGGGCATGAAAGGCAAAAACCAACCCCTTGAGTGGAGCGATTACAAGTCAATGCCATTTACCCAATGT GTAATAAATGAAACACTTCGTGTGGGTAACATTATAAGTGGAGTATTCAGGCGGGCAAACACTGATATTCATTATAAAG ATTACACAATTCCGAAGGGCTGCAAAATTTTTGCTTCATTCCGAGCTGTGCACCTAAATAATGAACATTACGAGAATGCTCGGACATTTAACCCTTGGAGATGGCAG GACAACAATAAACTTCAGAATGCAGTAGGGGCAAATATATTTACTCCATTTGGTGGTGGACCTCGGTTGTGTCCTGGCTACGAGCTTGCCCGGGTTGTCGTTTCTATTTTCCTCCATCATCTTGTAACGCGCTTTAG CTGGGAACCAACCGAGGAAGATAGACTTGTCTTCTTCCCCACCACACGAACTCTCAAAGGATACCCCATCAACCTTCGGCTGCTTTCAGAATCAATTTGCTGA
- the LOC102716538 gene encoding two-component response regulator ORR9, with amino-acid sequence MAVAIEAPFHVLAVDDSLPDRKLIERLLKTSSFQVTTVDSGSKALEFLGLHGHEDSPISVQADQQEAAVNLIITDYCMPGMTGYDLLKKIKESSYLRDIPVVIMSSENIPSRINRCLEEGADEFFLKPVRLSDMSKLKPHILKSRCKEQYQQEQHLQSNSESSNSSNPTNENSSSTCSNSHKRKANDDEILPHATRPKHS; translated from the exons ATGGCAGTGGCTATAGAGGCTCCGTTCCATGTCCTGGCTGTGGATGACAGCCTCCCTGACAGGAAGCTCATTGAGAGACTACTCAAGACCTCTTCTTTCCAAG TTACCACTGTTGATTCTGGTAGCAAGGCTCTGGAGTTCTTGGGGCTCCATGGTCATGAGGACAGCCCTATTTCGGTTCAAGCAGATCAGCAG GAGGCTGCAGTGAACCTGATCATCACAGACTACTGCATGCCTGGCATGACAGGATATGATCTTCTCAAGAAGATCAAG GAATCGTCATATTTAAGGGACATCCCAGTTGTGATCATGTCATCGGAGAACATTCCTTCAAGGATCAATAG ATGCCTGGAGGAAGGAGCAGATGAATTTTTCCTTAAACCAGTTCGGCTCTCGGACATGAGCAAGCTGAAGCCCCACATCCTGAAAAGCCGATGCAAGGAGCAATACCAGCAGGAACAACACCTGCAAAGCAACAGCGAAAGCAGCAACAGCAGTAACCCCACAAACgagaacagcagcagcacttgCAGCAACAGCCACAAGAGAAAGGCAAACGATGACGAAATTTTGCCCCACGCAACAAGACCAAAGCACAGTTAA
- the LOC102701668 gene encoding DNA-directed RNA polymerase V subunit 5A produces MSHSGPSHHSTTVEEESQQSFTTLETAESTNATVHVAREVPPPPAVAPAASDVPPSAVAVMEAAEMEIDDDLPEVPDCIASMVDRSGSVESKRLFLARRTALEMLRDRGYSVPEEEIARTLPEFRAWWGEKSEIERLAFTTTLVSDPSKKVQIVFCPPEPVKIATIREIYRQTEGENLSRLILILQSRILSRARESIKEIFKLKVDIFQVTELLVNITKHVLKPKHEVLSAAQKAKLLKQYNVEDSQLPRMLETDPVARYYGLDKGTVVKVIYDSELTGNHVAYRCVF; encoded by the exons atgagtcaCTCCGGCCCTTCCCACCATTCCACCACAGTAGAAGAAGAATCCCAGCAATCGTTCACCACACTAGAAACGGCGGAGAGCACGAACGCCACCGTTCACGTCGCACGCGAGGTtccccctcctcccgccgtcgcccccgccgcgAGCGACGTTCCCCCTTCCGCCGTTGCCGtgatggaggcggcggagatggaGATCGACGACGACTTGCCCGAGGTCCCCGACTGCATAGCGTCGATGGTCGACCGCAGCGGCAGCGTGGAGAGCAAGCGCCTGTTCCTCGCGCGCCGCACGGCGCTGGAGATGCTGCGCGACCGCGGGTACTCCgtgccggaggaggagatcgccCGCACCCTCCCTGAGTTCCGCGCCTGGTGGGGTGAGAAGTCCGAAATCGAACGCCTCGCCTTCACCACCACCCTCGTCTCCGACCCCTCCAAGAAG GTACAAATTGTATTCTGCCCACCAGAGCCTGTCAAAATTGCAACTATTCGAGAGATTTATCGCCAGACAGAAGGAGAGAACTTGTCCAGACTGATTCTGATACTACAGAGCAGAATATTATCTAGAGCTAGAGAGTCTATCAAGGAGATCTTCAAACTTAAAGTAGACATATTCCAG GTCACAGAGTTACTGGTAAACATTACTAAGCATGTCCTGAAgcccaagcatgaagtgttGAGTGCAGCTCAAAAGGCCAAACTCCTCAAGCAATACAATGTGGAGGACTCACAG TTGCCTCGCATGCTAGAGACTGATCCTGTTGCTCGCTACTATGGCCTTGACAAGGGAACTGTGGTTAAAGTTATATATGACAGCGAGCTTACTGGGAATCATGTGGCCTATCGATGTGTTTTCTGA
- the LOC102701949 gene encoding L-galactono-1,4-lactone dehydrogenase 2, mitochondrial isoform X1: MRHLLLAGLLRRRTSSPSHHLHLVRALSASSPLPASDANLRKYAGYALLLLGCGAATYYSFPLPPDALHKKAVPFKYAPLPEDLHAVSNWSATHEVHTRVLLQPDSLPALQDALATAHKERRKLRPLGSGLSPNGLALSRAGMVNLALMDKVLDVDAKKKTVTVQAGIRVAELVDALREHGLTLQNFASIREQQVGGIIQVGAHGTGARLPPIDEQVISMKLVAPSKGTIELSREKDPDLFYLARCGLGGLGVVAEVTLQCVERHQLIEHTFVSSADEVKKNHKKWLSENKHIKYLWIPYTDTVVVVQCNPPSRWRTPKFTSKYGKDEAIQHVRDLYRESLKKYRTKAESNDPEVDQLSFTELRDRLLALDPLDKDHVIRINKAEAEYWKKSEGYRMGWSDEILGFDCGGQQWVSETCFPAGTLAKPNLKDLDYMEELLQLIEKEDIPAPAPIEQRWTARSRSPMSPASSSQEDDIFSWVGIIMYLPTSDARQRKEITEEFFNYRSMTQTNLWDGYSAYEHWAKIEVPKDKDELAELQVRLRKRFPVDEYNKARMELDPNKVLSNAKLEKLFPVTEAVQHAK; encoded by the exons ATGCggcacctcctcctcgccggcctcctccgccgccgcacctcctccccttcccaccATCTCCACCTCGTCAGGGCGCTCTCCGCCTCGTCCCCGCTCCCGGCCTCCGACGCCAACCTCCGCAAGTACGCCGGCTAcgcgctgctcctcctcggctgcggcgccgccacctacTACTCCTTCCCGCTTCCGCCCGACGCGCTCCACAAGAAGGCCGTCCCCTTCAAGTACGCGCCCCTCCCCGAAGACCTCCACGCCGTCTCCAACTGGAGCGCCACTCACGAGGTCCACACCCGCGTCCTCCTCCAGCCCGACTCCCTCCCTGCCCTCCAGGACGCGCTCGCCACCGCCCACAAGGAGCGCCGCAAGCTCCGGCCCCTCGGGTCCGGCCTCTCCCCCAATGGCCTCGCGCTCTCCCGCGCCGGCATGGTCAACCTTGCCCTCATGGACAAGGTGCTCGACGTCGACGCCAAGAAGAAGACTGTCACCGTGCAGGCCGGCATACGCGTTGCGGAGCTTGTCGACGCGCTCCGGGAGCATGGCCTCACGCTGCAGAACTTCGCGTCCATTCGGGAGCAGCAGGTCGGCGGCATCATTCAG GTTGGTGCCCATGGCACTGGTGCAAGATTGCCACCAATTGACGAACAAGTTATTAGCATGAAATTAGTTGCCCCTTCCAAGGGGACAATAGAGTTGTCAAGGGAGAAGGATCCTGATTTATTCTATCTTGCTCGCTGTGGACTTGGTGGTCTTGGAGTTGTTGCAGAAGTTACTCTTCAATGTGTGGAAAGACACCAACTTATTGAACATACTTTCGTTTCCAGTGCAGATGAAGTCAAGAAAAATCACAA GAAATGGCTCtctgaaaataaacatattaagTACTTATGGATTCCATATACCGATACAGTTGTTGTTGTCCAATGCAATCCTCCTTCAAGGTGGAGAACTCCAAAGTTTACCTCAAAATATGGAAAGGATGAAGCTATACAGCATGTTCGTGATCTTTATCGTGAGTCATTGAAGAAATATAG AACTAAAGCAGAAAGTAATGACCCAGAAGTAGATCAGCTTTCATTCACTGAGTTGAGGGATCGATTACTTGCCCTTGATCCTCTAGACAAAGATCATGTGATCAGAATTAACAAAGCAGAAGCTGAGTATTGGAAGAAGTCAGAGGGCTATCGGATGGGCTGGAGTGATGAGATATTAGGCTTTGATTGTGGTGGGCAACAGTGGGTTTCTGAAACCTGCTTCCCTGCAGGGACCCTAGCAAAGCCTAATTTGAAAGATTTAGATTATATGGAGGAGCTGCTGCAGTTGATTGAGAAGGAAGATATACCTGCACCTGCACCTATTGAGCAGCGTTGGACTGCCCGCAGCAGGAGTCCCATGAGCCCAGCATCAAGCTCTCAAGAAGATGACATATTTTCATGG GTTGGTATAATAATGTACCTCCCAACATCGGATGCTCGCCAAAGGAAGGAAATCACAGaggaattttttaattacagaAGTATGACGCAAACAAATCTATGGGATGGTTATTCTGCATACGAACACTGGGCCAAAATTGAG GTTCCAAAGGACAAGGATGAACTTGCTGAACTCCAGGTTAGATTGAGGAAGCGTTTCCCAGTAGATGAATATAACAAAGCACGCATGGAGCTTGACCCTAACAAGGTTCTTTCCAATGCAAAGTTAGAGAAGCTCTTCCCAGTAACGGAGGCTGTTCAACATGCCAAGTAA
- the LOC102701949 gene encoding L-galactono-1,4-lactone dehydrogenase 2, mitochondrial isoform X2 has translation MRHLLLAGLLRRRTSSPSHHLHLVRALSASSPLPASDANLRKYAGYALLLLGCGAATYYSFPLPPDALHKKAVPFKYAPLPEDLHAVSNWSATHEVHTRVLLQPDSLPALQDALATAHKERRKLRPLGSGLSPNGLALSRAGMVNLALMDKVLDVDAKKKTVTVQAGIRVAELVDALREHGLTLQNFASIREQQVGGIIQVGAHGTGARLPPIDEQVISMKLVAPSKGTIELSREKDPDLFYLARCGLGGLGVVAEVTLQCVERHQLIEHTFVSSADEVKKNHKKWLSENKHIKYLWIPYTDTVVVVQCNPPSRWRTPKFTSKYGKDEAIQHVRDLYRESLKKYRTKAESNDPEVDQLSFTELRDRLLALDPLDKDHVIRINKAEAEYWKKSEGYRMGWSDEILGFDCGGQQWVSETCFPAGTLAKPNLKDLDYMEELLQLIEKEDIPAPAPIEQRWTARSRSPMSPASSSQEDDIFSWVGIIMYLPTSDARQRKEITEEFFNYRSMTQTNLWDGYSAYEHWAKIEVPKDKDELAELQLEKLFPVTEAVQHAK, from the exons ATGCggcacctcctcctcgccggcctcctccgccgccgcacctcctccccttcccaccATCTCCACCTCGTCAGGGCGCTCTCCGCCTCGTCCCCGCTCCCGGCCTCCGACGCCAACCTCCGCAAGTACGCCGGCTAcgcgctgctcctcctcggctgcggcgccgccacctacTACTCCTTCCCGCTTCCGCCCGACGCGCTCCACAAGAAGGCCGTCCCCTTCAAGTACGCGCCCCTCCCCGAAGACCTCCACGCCGTCTCCAACTGGAGCGCCACTCACGAGGTCCACACCCGCGTCCTCCTCCAGCCCGACTCCCTCCCTGCCCTCCAGGACGCGCTCGCCACCGCCCACAAGGAGCGCCGCAAGCTCCGGCCCCTCGGGTCCGGCCTCTCCCCCAATGGCCTCGCGCTCTCCCGCGCCGGCATGGTCAACCTTGCCCTCATGGACAAGGTGCTCGACGTCGACGCCAAGAAGAAGACTGTCACCGTGCAGGCCGGCATACGCGTTGCGGAGCTTGTCGACGCGCTCCGGGAGCATGGCCTCACGCTGCAGAACTTCGCGTCCATTCGGGAGCAGCAGGTCGGCGGCATCATTCAG GTTGGTGCCCATGGCACTGGTGCAAGATTGCCACCAATTGACGAACAAGTTATTAGCATGAAATTAGTTGCCCCTTCCAAGGGGACAATAGAGTTGTCAAGGGAGAAGGATCCTGATTTATTCTATCTTGCTCGCTGTGGACTTGGTGGTCTTGGAGTTGTTGCAGAAGTTACTCTTCAATGTGTGGAAAGACACCAACTTATTGAACATACTTTCGTTTCCAGTGCAGATGAAGTCAAGAAAAATCACAA GAAATGGCTCtctgaaaataaacatattaagTACTTATGGATTCCATATACCGATACAGTTGTTGTTGTCCAATGCAATCCTCCTTCAAGGTGGAGAACTCCAAAGTTTACCTCAAAATATGGAAAGGATGAAGCTATACAGCATGTTCGTGATCTTTATCGTGAGTCATTGAAGAAATATAG AACTAAAGCAGAAAGTAATGACCCAGAAGTAGATCAGCTTTCATTCACTGAGTTGAGGGATCGATTACTTGCCCTTGATCCTCTAGACAAAGATCATGTGATCAGAATTAACAAAGCAGAAGCTGAGTATTGGAAGAAGTCAGAGGGCTATCGGATGGGCTGGAGTGATGAGATATTAGGCTTTGATTGTGGTGGGCAACAGTGGGTTTCTGAAACCTGCTTCCCTGCAGGGACCCTAGCAAAGCCTAATTTGAAAGATTTAGATTATATGGAGGAGCTGCTGCAGTTGATTGAGAAGGAAGATATACCTGCACCTGCACCTATTGAGCAGCGTTGGACTGCCCGCAGCAGGAGTCCCATGAGCCCAGCATCAAGCTCTCAAGAAGATGACATATTTTCATGG GTTGGTATAATAATGTACCTCCCAACATCGGATGCTCGCCAAAGGAAGGAAATCACAGaggaattttttaattacagaAGTATGACGCAAACAAATCTATGGGATGGTTATTCTGCATACGAACACTGGGCCAAAATTGAG GTTCCAAAGGACAAGGATGAACTTGCTGAACTCCAG TTAGAGAAGCTCTTCCCAGTAACGGAGGCTGTTCAACATGCCAAGTAA